Proteins encoded together in one Branchiostoma floridae strain S238N-H82 chromosome 18, Bfl_VNyyK, whole genome shotgun sequence window:
- the LOC118405452 gene encoding syntaxin-17-like produces the protein MSSFDDFEESLKRPVADDAPKQPIKILEPALKNFTKIAIPHILEKLRTHKVNIEKYQRSGKWDKLNAEQIDASRALQQLKATMRDMDRTRQQIRDEDVEAFDRRVTPVRDEAFRAVAKFMEMYAEPQEPLADVEPVIIPHQIGKQGGAKNTNREVDRHDTSPDVSTVHLEQEQKQLPSIPQDQPALQSWGNLREDQGEKVDRIQDHVEQAHGNVQSGVKDSGKYGTAPTPYSTFAYVFFQAAKYKAAMFPVAGALIGGVIGGPIGLVAGLKIGAGAAVGGGILGFAGGSMWKKRQAKQLDIELDKMSDRQSQSYPDFKTTPSGDVTKSDTGYHRRPSA, from the exons ATGTCGAGTTTCGACGATTTTGAAGAGAGCCTAAAGCGGCCAGTGGCTGACGACGCACCAAAACAACCCATCAAAATTCTGGAACCAGCTTTGAAAAACTTCACAAAAATTGCCATTCCGCACATTTTGGAGAAACTGCGCACGCACAAGGTCAATATAGAAAAG TATCAGAGAAGTGGAAAATGGGACAAGTTGAATGCAGAACAGATCGACGCCAGCCGAGCTCTGCAG CAATTGAAGGCGACCATGAGGGACATGGACCGAACCCGGCAGCAGATTCGTGACGAGGATGTGGAGGCGTTTGACAGGAGGGTGACACCGGTGAGGGACGAGGCCTTCAGGGCTGTGGCAAAGTTCATGGAGATGTACGCTGAACCTCAGGAACCACTGGCAGATGTCGAACCTGTCATTATTCCTCATCAGATAGGTAAACAAG GAGGTGCAAAGAACACAAACAGAGAAGTGGACAGACACGACACGTCACCTGATGTTTCCACTGTACATCTGGAGCAGGAGCAGAAACAATTACCCAGCATTCCTCAGGACCAGCCTGCCTTGCAATCATGGGGGAACCTGAGAGAG GACCAAGGAGAGAAGGTTGACAGGATACAGGACCATGTAGAACAGGCTCATGGGAACGTGCAGTCTGGGGTCAAGGACTCGGGGAAG tatgg AACGGCCCCCACCCCGTACAGTACATTTGCTTACGTTTTCTTTCAGGCTGCGAAGTACAAGGCGGCCATGTTCCCCGTGGCGGGCGCTCTGATTGGCGGGGTGATCGGCGGGCCGATCGGACTGGTGGCCGGGCTGAAGATTGGAGCGGGGGCGGCTGTGGGTGGAGGAATACTGG GTTTTGCTGGAGGTTCCATGTGGAAGAAACGACAGGCCAAACAGCTGGACATCGAGCTGGACAAAATGTCCGACCGACAGAGCCAGAGTTATCCCGACTTCAAGACCACGCCGAGTGGTGACGTCACCAAGTCAGACACGGGATACCACAGGCGACCGTCCGCATAA
- the LOC118406143 gene encoding stress protein DDR48-like — protein MGINKIGCDCREREAKKWLLESPHTLRWRVICIDEVTSQMKPLKDIPWSDLTCSAPEVSVLLDSPGMNVAENISVICQTNCEESLTFSWILPSGEHRSSDYRYSTNYTRVRTMSCERSGVEISETKRMCHSVLNIPVADNTTAGNYTCRVATNYTESATASVILTISNATRLLDTVATTGLGNINRSTAKTTTVMYLVTFFCCGVMSGLTICVIKRGSVSNEDGGQGNTVEGHYENDDQFSDGNDNANRHYENDDQHPDPNNDANRHYENDDQFPDSNNDTNRHYENDDQFSDGNDDANRHYENDDQFSDSNNDTNRHYENDDQFSDGNDDANRHYENDDQFSDSDNDTNRHYENDDQFSDGCDDANRHYENDDQFSDSNNDTNKHYENDDQFSDGNDATRHYENDDLFSDSNNDTNGHYENNDQFQESNNDSNKHYENKDGNGDSQRHYENDDQFPDTNKVTVRHYENDDQFSSEIGATVRSEENGDQFSDEEGTLEGHYGNEIGAESSFKASPRYEAPVAVQEMTSGLYNTDSREEQ, from the coding sequence ATGGGTATAAACAAGATAGGGTGTGATTGTAGAGAGCGGGAAGCCAAGAAATGGCTTCTTGAATCTCCACACACACTACGATGGCGTGTCATATGCATTGATGAAGTTACTAGCCAGATGAAGCCACTGAAAGATATTCCATggtcagatctgacatgttcagcACCTGAAGTGTCTGTTCTATTAGACAGTCCAGGTATGAATGTAGCAGagaacatttcagtcatttGCCAGACAAACTGCGAAGAAAGTCTCACATTCTCGTGGATACTACCCAGTGGCGAGCACAGGTCTTCAGATTACCGGTATTCCACAAACTACACTCGTGTGAGAACGATGTCGTGTGAAAGGTCGGGTGTGGAAATATCAGAGACCAAGAGAATGTGCCACTCAGTGTTGAACATCCCTGTAGCTGACAACACCACAGCAGGCAACTACACTTGCAGGGTGGCGACGAACTATACGGAATCCGCGACAGCATCGGTGATACTGACAATCAGCAATGCTACAAGGCTGCTAGACACCGTGGCTACCACAGGACTCGGAAATATTAACAGAAGTACTGCTAAAACAACGACAGTCATGTACCTGGTAACCTTCTTCTGTTGTGGCGTTATGTCTGGATTAACCATTTGTGTCATAAAAAGGGGATCGGTATCTAATGAAGATGGTGGACAAGGCAACACTGTGGAAGGACACTACGAAAACGACGACCAGTTTTCAGACGGAAATGACAATGCAAACAGACACTATGAAAACGACGATCAGCATCCTGACCCAAACAATGATGCAAACAGGCACTACGAAAACGACGACCAGTTTCCGGActcaaataatgatacaaacagACACTACGAGAACGACGACCAGTTTTCAGACGGAAATGACGATGCAAACAGACACTATGAAAACGACGaccagttttctgactcaaataatgatacaaacagACACTACGAGAACGACGACCAGTTTTCAGACGGAAATGACGATGCAAACAGACACTATGAAAACGACGACCAGTTTTCTGACTCAGATAATGATACAAACAGACACTACGAGAACGACGACCAGTTTTCAGACGGATGTGATGATGCAAACAGACACTATGAAAACGACGaccagttttctgactcaaataatgatacaaacaaacactacGAGAACGACGACCAGTTTTCAGACGGAAATGATGCAACCAGACACTATGAAAACGACGACCTGTTTTCTGACTCAAATAACGACACAAACGGACACTACGAAAACAACGATCAGTTTCAGGAGTCAAAcaatgattcaaacaaacacTACGAAAACAAAGACGGAAATGGAGATTCGCAAAGACACTATGAAAACGACGATCAATTTCCGGACACAAACAAAGTTACCGTCAGGCACTACGAGAATGATGACCAATTTTCGTCTGAAATCGGAGCCACGGTGAGGTCCGAAGAAAACGGCGACCAGTTTTCGGACGAAGAGGGGACATTGGAAGGTCACTATGGCAATGAAATCGGTGCAGAATCTTCCTTTAAGGCAAGTCCCCGGTATGAGGCACCTGTTGCAGTACAAGAAATGACATCAGGCTTGTACAACACTGACAGTCGTGAGGAACAGTAA